A single genomic interval of Dysidea avara chromosome 6, odDysAvar1.4, whole genome shotgun sequence harbors:
- the LOC136258506 gene encoding zinc finger protein 431-like, protein MMKYGLRNRDLQSVPDNLRVTSHDPQSKTVTKTCSTKRSRSSCDDDEAITNAPKRSKTDKVAVIKRRSKRLAKKGTTHYEEPVVSDDDDDTYDNYTCPHCKVKFMDKSNFDIHLKYSQACRDANPQVFKCGKCGEELTTLINLQQHIRRHDQNDSLGVKKVNSTTKKLVKRSNGKKPNQCEYCNKTFSRSNSLRRHIMTHTGEKPYQCQYCSRSFPVHAALLTHLRSHTGEKPYKCQYCSKSFSGTSNLRAHLRVHTGDKPYKCHYCSKAFADHHGFRTHLRTHTGEKPYQCQYCSKAFKQHSGLQMHLRTHTGEKPYTCQNCGKAFARSNTLQSHSKSHTREKPYQCQYCSKVFTTNYNLQSHVKSHTGEKPYQCQHCSKAFAATSHLRIHERTHTGERPYHCRYCSKTFIQSNALKSHVRTHTGEKPYHCQHCTKSFANWSSLKAHSWDHKGEKPFQCQYCSKGFTNKKDLRKHVRTHTGEKPYQCQYCSKAFATKNNLRIHTRTHTGEKPHRCQYCSKAFTTSGHLKTHIRTHTGEKPYQCHFCSKAFTVNWTLQYHLRTHSGD, encoded by the exons ATGATGAAGTACGGTCTTCGAA ATCGTGATCTCCAGAGTGTTCCTGACAACTTGAGGGtaacatcacatgatccacag TCAAAAACAGTTACCAAGACATGTTCAACCAAAAGGAGTAGATCTTcatgtgatgatgatgaagctATCACTAATGCACCAAAGAGGAGTAAAACTGATAAGGTTGCTGTGATCAAAAG AAGATCAAAGAGATTAGCTAAGAAGGGAACTACTCATTATGAGGAACCAGTTGtatcagatgatgatgatgacacgT ATGACAACTACACTTGTCCTCACTGCAAAGTAAAATTCATGGACAAAAGTAATTTTGATATTCACTTGAAGTACAGTCAAGCTTGTCGTGATGCTAATCCACAAGTCTTCAAATGTGGGAAATGTGGAGAAGAGTTAACTACACTGATCAACCTTCAACAACATATAAGGAGACATGACCAAAATGATTCCCTGGGTGTAAAGAAGGTAAACAGTACAACGAAGAAGCTTGTCAAAAGGTCTAATGGCAAAAAGCCCAACCAATGTGAATATTGTAATAAAACTTTTTCAAGATCCAACAGTCTACGAAGGCATATAATGACCCACACTGGGGAGAAGCCATACCAATGTCAATATTGTAGTAGATCGTTCCCAGTACACGCTGCCCTACTAACACATTTGAGAAGCCATACAGGGGAGAAACCATACAAATGTCAATATTGTAGTAAATCATTTTCGGGAACAAGTAATCTACGAGCACATTTGAGAGTTCATACTGGAGATAAACCATACAAATGTCACTATTGTAGTAAAGCATTTGCAGATCATCACGGCTTTCGAACACATTTAAGAACTCATACAGGTGAGAAGCCTTACCAATGTCAATATTGTAGTAAAGCATTCAAACAACATAGTGGCTTACAAATGCATTTAAGAACTCATACAGGTGAGAAACCTTACACGTGTCAAAATTGTGGCAAAGCATTTGCAAGATCTAATACCCTACAAAGTCATTCAAAAAGTCATACAAGGGAGAAGCCATACCAATGTCAGTATTGTAGTAAAGTGTTTACAACAAATTATAATCTTCAGTCTCATGTAAAAAGTCATACAGGAGAAAAGCCATACCAATGCCAACATTGTAGTAAAGCATTTGCAGCAACTAGTCATCTACGAATACATGAAAGAACTCATACAGGAGAAAGGCCATACCACTGTCGATATTGTAGTAAAACTTTTATACAATCAAATGCTCTAAAATCACATGTCAGAACCCATACAGGGGAAAAGCCATATCATTGTCAGCATTGTACTAAGTCTTTTGCAAACTGGAGTAGCCTAAAAGCTCATTCATGGGATCATAAAGGGGAGAAGCCATTCCAATGTCAGTATTGTAGTAAAGGATTTACAAACAAGAAAGATCTACGAAAACATGTAAGAACCCATACAGGAGAAAAGCCATACCAATGTCAATATTGTAGTAAAGCGTTTGCAACGAAAAACAATCTGCGAATACATACAAGGACTCACACGGGAGAGAAGCCACACCGATGCCAGTATTGTAGTAAAGCTTTTACAACAAGTGGTCATCTTAAAACACATATAAGAACTCATACAGGAGAAAAGCCATACCAATGTCATTTTTGCAGTAAAGCATTTACAGTCAACTGGACTCTTCAATATCATTTAAGAACTCATTCAGGAGACTGA
- the LOC136259437 gene encoding NLR family CARD domain-containing protein 3-like, translated as MSCNKISDNAIVAINDCLKSNNTLNEINLSHNGIDDKSAVVIARVIEFNTAIKILNISNNSISNDGALAISQCLKCTNSLEELNLSYNAITAPGAIKIELNVSMNFVSNEGAMKIVLQDLNMSHNNIDIDGANSIAEPVQAMPALKKLDVSYCNISDAGSLLITNCIGISGAKRIGELIEMNLHISKLHISMCGMKDDCIIIICDSLTSQQNTTLQELIMSCNTISNNGAKKIAELIKINTTLKTLDISYCNIPDEGAIAISDAYKYSETLQELKLSWKYDTFTISTVDLFYKLSYKSIGNTGAVIISNILYKI; from the exons ATGTCTTGTAATAAAATATCTGACAATGCAATTGTAGCTATTAATGATTGCCTAAAAAGcaacaatactttaaatgaaattAACTTGTCTCATAATGGCATTGATGACAAAAGTGCAGTAGTAATTGCACGAGTAATTGAATTTAATACAGCAATAAAAATACTCAACATTTCAAATAATAGCATATCTAATGATGGAGCCTTAGCTATCAGCCAATGTCTCAAGTGTACTAATTCACTAGAAGAACTTAACCTATCATACAATGCTATCACAGCCCCAGGAGCAATCAAGATT GAATTAAATGTGTCAATGAATTTTGTTAGTAATGAAGGAGCAATGAAAATAG tactgcaaGACCTCAATATGTCACACAACAACATTGACATTGATGGAGCGAATAGTATTGCTGAGCCTGTTCAAGCCATGCCAGCATTAAAGAAACTTGACGTCTCTTACTGCAACATTTCTGATGCTGGATCATTACTAATTA CAAATTGTATTGGTATCAGTGGAGCTAAAAGAATTGGAGAATTGATTGAAATGAATTTGCACatttcaaaacttcatatttcAATGTGTGGGATGAAAGATGactgcatcatcatcatttgTGATAGTCTTACAAGTCAGCAAAACACCACATTACAAGAGCTTATCATGTCATGTAACACCATCAGTAACAATGGGGCAAAGAAGATTGCAGAATTAATTAAAATCAACACCACACTGAAAACATTAGATATTTCTTACTGCAACATACCTGATGAAGGGGCCATAGCAATCAGTGATGCTTACAAATACAGTGAAACATTACAAGAACTGAAACTGTCATGGAAATATGACACATTTACTATTAGCACGGTGGATTTGTTTTATAAGTTGTCTTATAAGAGCATTGGCAACACTGGTGCAGTTATAATATCAAATATTTTATATAAGATCTAG